In Treponema primitia ZAS-2, a genomic segment contains:
- a CDS encoding tetratricopeptide repeat protein: MNNRKLPDQQALQIRYEGYSEARLAIAKELQELIEHSVQELPSPLMVKVRSKDFVSFFKKYIRILNSGSPELIGKDGSPRITDIIGVRIICPFLEEIDMVELILARVFEIVEVEKKGANYSFKEFGYESIHILVKIPASLIEKHGACGCDVAEVQIRTILQNAWAEVEHELVYKAEFNPFGEPMKRKLAAINANLFLADVIFEEIRTYQRQLNGELGKRRHSFFKKVEDATDALLFNPEEPEEPEERLDGLPMEFILGTKENSSMDDLLLEALSAHNKSQFNEAIYFYSRILEMNPDNSVRALVYKHRGMANFARSHYEEALKDFSNSLKLDQTSYKSAYYRGLVRAVLQQYSEAIEDFTLSVQINPYQHFCLCRRGQAYYHLGDYPQALADCEAALVLDPSSQTALQFRDLLREKLKM; the protein is encoded by the coding sequence ATGAATAACAGAAAGCTTCCGGATCAACAGGCTCTTCAAATTAGATATGAAGGATACTCTGAAGCAAGGCTTGCCATTGCCAAGGAATTGCAGGAGCTCATTGAACATTCGGTTCAGGAGTTGCCATCTCCCCTCATGGTAAAGGTCAGGTCTAAGGATTTTGTCAGTTTTTTTAAAAAATATATACGAATCCTCAATAGCGGTTCCCCGGAACTGATAGGTAAGGATGGCTCTCCCCGCATTACGGATATTATCGGTGTTCGCATTATATGCCCCTTCCTTGAAGAAATTGATATGGTGGAGCTCATACTCGCCAGGGTTTTTGAGATAGTTGAAGTTGAAAAAAAGGGGGCCAACTATTCTTTTAAGGAATTTGGCTATGAGTCAATCCATATCCTGGTTAAAATCCCTGCCAGTTTAATCGAAAAGCACGGAGCCTGCGGTTGTGACGTGGCCGAAGTGCAAATCCGCACCATACTTCAGAATGCCTGGGCCGAGGTTGAGCATGAACTGGTCTATAAGGCTGAATTTAATCCCTTTGGGGAGCCCATGAAGCGGAAACTGGCGGCGATTAATGCCAACCTTTTCCTGGCGGATGTTATTTTTGAAGAAATCAGGACCTACCAACGCCAGTTGAACGGTGAGCTGGGAAAGCGCCGGCATTCTTTTTTCAAAAAGGTCGAAGATGCCACTGATGCCCTGTTGTTCAACCCCGAAGAACCGGAAGAACCTGAAGAAAGGCTTGATGGGCTTCCTATGGAATTCATCCTTGGGACAAAGGAAAATTCCTCCATGGATGATCTCCTTCTGGAAGCCCTTTCCGCCCACAATAAGAGCCAGTTTAACGAGGCCATCTATTTTTACAGCCGTATCCTGGAAATGAACCCCGACAATTCGGTTCGCGCCCTGGTATACAAACACCGGGGCATGGCAAATTTTGCCCGGTCTCATTACGAAGAAGCTCTGAAGGACTTCTCCAATTCCCTGAAATTGGATCAAACATCCTATAAATCGGCCTATTACCGGGGCCTGGTCCGGGCGGTGCTCCAGCAGTACTCAGAGGCCATAGAGGATTTTACCCTTTCTGTACAGATAAACCCCTACCAGCACTTCTGTCTGTGCCGCCGGGGCCAAGCTTATTACCACCTGGGTGATTACCCCCAGGCTTTGGCGGACTGTGAAGCCGCTCTTGTACTGGACCCGTCTTCTCAAACCGCCCTGCAATTCCGAGACCTGCTCCGGGAAAAATTGAAAATGTAA
- a CDS encoding flagellar filament outer layer protein FlaA, with amino-acid sequence MKRIFILITVAFIAVGAIFADEAVLIDFTKLTADITVNSDGGPNQNRRTMMDYGAVAGGSFTTEQKQVMKTSLAIANWEILLASSSRTVGNATRSYTSEAPSKQWGTVMGARIHFPVEPFNSWARIVPPFEIPAYEAPAEVDDDGNIQPSDDSSFTGPSRFEDGYGIVKNVGTIKSVAVDAYGLNFPHGLSTILIDPQGTEKTIFMGYLSYDGWGELRWDNPQYIQAVRNRELRIYPLYPEATPFVKFGGFLIQRDAAKEGGDYIGYFRDVKIIYDKAVLDTDRDIDDESLWGIIRTRETAKKVYEMEQFGHDQVLRYLDSQKQATENSFTPAADTGTQQ; translated from the coding sequence ATGAAAAGGATCTTCATTCTTATCACCGTAGCGTTTATTGCCGTTGGGGCCATATTTGCCGATGAAGCCGTATTAATCGACTTTACCAAACTTACGGCAGATATTACAGTTAATAGTGATGGCGGCCCTAACCAGAACCGCAGGACCATGATGGACTACGGAGCCGTAGCCGGCGGCAGTTTCACCACCGAACAAAAACAGGTGATGAAAACCTCCCTGGCCATCGCAAACTGGGAAATTCTGCTTGCGTCGTCCTCCAGGACCGTGGGGAACGCAACCCGCAGCTATACCTCAGAGGCCCCCTCTAAGCAGTGGGGTACCGTAATGGGCGCCAGGATACATTTCCCTGTGGAACCATTTAATTCCTGGGCAAGAATAGTTCCCCCTTTTGAAATCCCCGCCTATGAAGCGCCTGCTGAAGTTGATGATGACGGAAACATCCAGCCTTCCGACGATAGCAGCTTTACCGGCCCTTCCCGGTTTGAAGACGGATACGGCATTGTAAAGAATGTTGGAACCATTAAGTCCGTGGCAGTTGATGCCTACGGCCTTAATTTTCCTCACGGCCTTTCTACTATCCTCATTGATCCCCAGGGAACTGAAAAAACCATATTCATGGGTTACCTGAGCTACGATGGCTGGGGCGAACTCCGCTGGGATAATCCCCAGTATATCCAGGCCGTCCGGAACCGTGAACTGCGGATTTATCCCCTTTATCCTGAGGCTACCCCCTTTGTGAAGTTCGGTGGATTCCTGATCCAGCGGGATGCTGCTAAGGAAGGCGGTGATTATATCGGTTATTTCAGGGATGTAAAGATCATCTACGATAAAGCAGTTCTGGATACCGATCGCGATATCGACGACGAATCGCTTTGGGGCATCATTCGGACCCGGGAAACCGCAAAGAAGGTATACGAGATGGAGCAGTTCGGGCATGATCAGGTACTGCGGTATCTTGATTCCCAGAAGCAGGCTACTGAGAATTCCTTCACCCCTGCGGCTGATACCGGTACTCAGCAGTAA
- a CDS encoding GerMN domain-containing protein produces MSDLYRESPAVYTSEASEALIPSARKSLPRILRDKPKRRLLYLCLLGVLALAEFFILGLVRRTFVFYSIDNGNLVVEDRMVSKTGSREKDIARYVEEVLLGPVSLDSSPLFPKETRLESLLYRDGVVYAGLSESAALPSGYGRDVFTGLYTLNGGIKRNFYYVKDVLIFINGHESYSEKIREILAGIADN; encoded by the coding sequence ATGAGCGATTTATACAGGGAATCCCCGGCGGTATATACCAGTGAAGCTTCCGAAGCCTTAATACCCTCCGCCCGGAAAAGCTTGCCCCGAATTCTTCGGGACAAGCCAAAACGTCGTTTATTGTACCTTTGCCTTCTGGGAGTCCTGGCTCTTGCAGAATTTTTTATTTTAGGGCTTGTCAGGCGGACCTTTGTATTTTATTCTATTGATAACGGGAATTTGGTAGTTGAGGACCGTATGGTTTCAAAAACCGGTTCCCGGGAAAAGGATATAGCCCGGTATGTGGAAGAAGTCCTGTTAGGGCCTGTTTCACTGGATTCTTCGCCGCTTTTCCCCAAGGAAACCCGGCTTGAATCTTTATTGTACCGGGATGGAGTAGTGTACGCCGGGCTTTCGGAGTCAGCGGCCTTACCCTCCGGGTATGGGAGGGATGTTTTTACCGGTTTATACACCCTTAACGGCGGTATTAAACGGAATTTTTATTATGTGAAGGATGTCCTGATATTCATTAACGGGCATGAATCATATTCTGAAAAAATTCGCGAAATATTAGCTGGTATTGCCGATAATTAA
- a CDS encoding cytidylyltransferase domain-containing protein, with translation MTALILQCRLDSSRLPGKALLPLGEKPMVLRVMEALKQFPCDTHILACSDDSSTALGPLAKEAGFALVPGPKNDVLRRFCIALEQCLPGSTPSSAGSFAGCSAGSFAGYSGDWVIRATADNPFVFTDAAEALYKEALERKADYAGYSGLPYGAGVEVINAQALFRSDKEASDEEDREHVCPYLYKHPELFRLHRPLAPLYWQGPEIRLTVDTPADYETAQLLYNALITEKTKKRNQGELVITEFRKTFQRVNP, from the coding sequence ATGACCGCACTTATTCTGCAATGCCGGCTTGATTCCTCCAGGCTCCCCGGTAAGGCCCTGCTTCCCCTGGGGGAGAAGCCCATGGTACTGCGGGTCATGGAAGCCCTTAAACAGTTTCCCTGCGATACCCATATCCTTGCCTGCTCCGATGACAGTAGTACTGCACTTGGGCCCCTGGCAAAGGAAGCCGGATTTGCCCTGGTTCCCGGGCCTAAAAACGATGTGCTCCGCCGTTTCTGCATCGCCCTGGAACAATGCCTCCCGGGGAGCACCCCGTCTTCCGCGGGAAGCTTCGCTGGATGTTCCGCGGGAAGCTTCGCTGGATATTCCGGGGATTGGGTCATTCGGGCTACTGCGGATAATCCTTTTGTGTTTACCGACGCCGCAGAGGCCCTTTATAAGGAAGCGTTGGAACGTAAGGCGGATTATGCAGGCTACAGCGGCCTGCCCTACGGCGCAGGGGTTGAGGTAATCAATGCCCAAGCCCTGTTCCGCTCGGATAAAGAGGCTTCTGATGAGGAGGACCGGGAACACGTTTGCCCCTACCTCTACAAGCACCCGGAATTGTTCCGCCTCCACCGTCCCCTGGCACCGTTATACTGGCAGGGACCGGAGATCCGGCTTACCGTGGATACCCCGGCGGATTATGAAACAGCCCAGCTGCTTTACAACGCCCTGATCACTGAAAAAACGAAAAAACGCAACCAGGGGGAATTGGTCATTACGGAATTCAGGAAAACTTTTCAAAGGGTAAACCCATGA
- a CDS encoding class I SAM-dependent methyltransferase, producing MKSPESPGSLLVVPLIEKNRGGGHLVRSAALVRALRTAGREAFLFLPEVSGEHPPDDIFRIAGLFVENTCEPWVLQEDPRKPRRSGADRANTGFPDFPPWDFIILDQFQTLPEEAASWAALAPLIGIDEGGPARSDFDFLIDLLPNFNRLTPNVSAPSLLPLPKNRRPSFFRDASFEGSPVPPAGGPSLRVLISFGAEDPGELGFPAAMSLARRALPEQFKITLVAPGLPEDKAAILEAAFVRVTRGAPELREQLADYDLLITHFGLTAFEAIHARLPVILVSPGPYHEKLARNAGFFSAGIGPGAASRIGRLFFPYKKGLSGDFLHSLSARCRNIAKRYGLEEPTGELGSILAEYSPQGSRSCPVCGDPQRGSVTLARFPGRSYRRCSHCGMVYLFASTPSPVEYETDYFFSFYKEQYGKTYLEDFPNLVLAGQKRLCIIKALLRGSSGKISRNADRTGENPRLLDIGCAYGPFLAAARDQGFSPQGMDPAEGAVRYVREELGISAQRGMFPDLSRDSLAAGSFTVVSLWYVIEHFMNLNPVLREINRLLRVGGILAFSTPSFRGISGRKSICNFLEKSPRDHWTVWEPGICKKVLARYGFALKKIVITGHHPERFFKGLKKGGLSWNFVFFLSRLFGLGDTFECYAIKKRDL from the coding sequence ATGAAATCCCCAGAAAGTCCCGGGTCCCTCTTGGTGGTTCCTTTGATTGAAAAAAACCGGGGCGGCGGCCACCTGGTCCGTTCTGCTGCCCTGGTCCGCGCCCTCCGTACCGCGGGCCGGGAGGCCTTTCTCTTTCTCCCCGAAGTCTCCGGTGAACACCCGCCTGATGATATATTCCGGATCGCCGGCCTGTTCGTGGAAAACACCTGTGAACCCTGGGTACTTCAGGAGGATCCCCGTAAACCCCGGCGCTCAGGAGCAGACAGGGCGAATACAGGCTTCCCGGATTTCCCCCCCTGGGATTTTATAATCCTGGACCAGTTTCAGACGCTCCCGGAAGAAGCCGCCTCCTGGGCTGCCCTGGCCCCGCTGATCGGCATTGATGAAGGCGGCCCTGCCCGAAGTGACTTTGATTTTCTTATCGATCTCCTCCCGAACTTTAATCGCCTCACCCCCAATGTAAGCGCCCCATCCTTGCTCCCTCTGCCGAAAAACCGCCGCCCATCCTTCTTTCGGGATGCTTCGTTTGAGGGGTCTCCTGTTCCCCCTGCGGGGGGACCTAGCTTGCGGGTACTTATCAGTTTCGGCGCCGAGGACCCCGGGGAACTGGGTTTCCCGGCTGCTATGAGCTTGGCCCGCCGGGCGCTGCCGGAACAGTTTAAAATCACCCTTGTCGCCCCCGGGCTGCCGGAAGACAAGGCGGCGATACTGGAGGCGGCTTTTGTCCGGGTCACCAGGGGGGCGCCGGAACTCAGGGAGCAGTTAGCGGATTACGATTTGCTGATTACCCATTTCGGCCTTACCGCCTTTGAAGCCATCCATGCCCGGCTTCCGGTGATCCTGGTTTCTCCCGGCCCCTACCATGAAAAACTCGCCCGGAATGCCGGTTTTTTTTCCGCCGGTATTGGCCCCGGCGCGGCGAGCCGCATTGGCCGACTCTTTTTTCCCTATAAGAAGGGCCTCAGCGGTGATTTTTTGCATTCCCTCAGCGCCCGCTGCAGAAACATCGCTAAGCGCTATGGCCTTGAGGAGCCTACCGGTGAATTGGGTTCCATCCTGGCGGAATATAGCCCCCAGGGTTCCCGGAGCTGCCCAGTATGTGGAGACCCCCAGCGGGGCAGCGTAACCCTGGCCCGTTTTCCCGGCCGGAGCTACCGCCGTTGCAGCCACTGCGGTATGGTTTATTTATTCGCTTCCACCCCCTCTCCAGTGGAATATGAGACCGATTATTTTTTTAGTTTCTATAAAGAGCAGTACGGTAAAACCTACTTGGAGGATTTTCCTAACCTGGTATTGGCAGGGCAAAAACGGCTTTGTATTATTAAAGCCCTCCTTCGCGGGAGTTCCGGCAAAATTTCCCGAAACGCGGACAGAACCGGTGAAAACCCGAGGCTCCTGGACATAGGCTGCGCCTACGGTCCCTTTCTGGCAGCGGCCCGGGATCAGGGATTTTCACCCCAGGGCATGGATCCCGCAGAGGGTGCGGTTCGTTATGTCCGGGAAGAACTGGGTATTTCCGCCCAGAGGGGTATGTTCCCGGATCTTTCCCGGGATAGTTTAGCCGCAGGGAGTTTTACCGTGGTCTCCCTCTGGTATGTGATCGAGCATTTTATGAATCTTAACCCTGTATTGAGGGAAATCAACCGGCTCCTCAGGGTCGGAGGGATTCTGGCCTTTTCAACCCCTTCCTTCCGGGGCATTTCCGGGAGAAAGTCAATCTGTAATTTTCTGGAAAAAAGTCCCCGGGATCACTGGACTGTCTGGGAGCCTGGTATTTGTAAAAAAGTCCTGGCCAGGTACGGGTTTGCCTTGAAAAAGATCGTAATTACCGGCCATCATCCTGAACGTTTTTTTAAGGGCCTCAAAAAAGGCGGATTATCCTGGAATTTTGTCTTTTTTCTTAGCCGTTTATTCGGTCTGGGGGACACATTTGAATGTTATGCGATAAAAAAGAGGGACCTATAA
- a CDS encoding HD domain-containing phosphohydrolase, with translation MPDNTNNVPTVLVVDDVDMNVMILEEILKDSYKIMTASNGVDALEKLHKAEVLPKIILLDVFMPEMNGYEMLEVMKSDATLKRIPVIFITTSDSESDALSAGAVDFISKPFLPEIVKLRVMNQIELKNYSDSLEEMVAEKTAEATATLDSALQGLANVIEHRDLESGEHVKRTQLFVKALMDHIIHNNLEYAEDFLALKPDIIVKSMALHDVGKIAIPDRILLKPGRLDPEEFEIMKTHTTHGKEIIGELGDVNSSLYLKHCEDICYGHHERFDGKGYPRGLSGTDIPLAARLASLADVYDALVCARVYKSAMPFSVAIDIIVDGRGTQFDPVLTDAVVQVQDQFAEISKNNQ, from the coding sequence ATGCCGGATAATACCAATAACGTTCCAACAGTATTAGTTGTTGACGATGTTGATATGAACGTTATGATCCTTGAGGAAATACTCAAGGACAGCTACAAGATTATGACCGCCAGCAATGGGGTAGATGCCCTGGAAAAGCTGCATAAGGCGGAGGTTCTCCCCAAAATCATCCTCCTGGATGTTTTTATGCCCGAAATGAATGGCTATGAAATGCTGGAAGTGATGAAATCCGATGCCACCCTCAAGCGTATTCCGGTTATCTTTATAACCACATCGGATTCAGAAAGCGATGCCCTCTCTGCGGGAGCAGTGGATTTTATTTCCAAACCTTTCCTGCCTGAAATAGTCAAGCTTAGGGTGATGAACCAGATTGAGCTGAAGAATTACAGCGACAGCCTGGAAGAAATGGTGGCGGAAAAGACCGCCGAGGCCACCGCAACCCTGGACAGCGCCCTACAGGGGCTGGCAAATGTCATTGAACACCGGGATTTGGAGTCCGGGGAGCACGTTAAGCGCACCCAGCTTTTTGTCAAAGCCCTGATGGATCATATTATACACAATAACCTGGAATATGCCGAAGATTTTCTGGCCTTAAAGCCGGATATCATTGTTAAATCCATGGCCCTCCACGATGTTGGAAAGATTGCCATCCCCGATCGGATACTCCTCAAGCCCGGCAGGCTTGACCCGGAGGAATTCGAGATCATGAAGACCCACACCACCCATGGCAAAGAGATTATCGGCGAATTGGGGGATGTAAACTCCTCCCTCTACCTCAAACACTGCGAGGATATCTGTTACGGCCACCACGAACGCTTTGACGGTAAAGGCTACCCCCGGGGCCTGTCGGGGACTGATATCCCCCTGGCCGCCCGCCTCGCCTCCCTAGCGGATGTCTACGACGCCCTGGTTTGCGCCCGGGTCTACAAATCCGCCATGCCTTTCAGTGTTGCCATAGATATCATCGTGGATGGCCGGGGCACCCAGTTTGACCCGGTACTCACCGATGCGGTGGTGCAGGTTCAGGACCAGTTTGCGGAAATCTCCAAGAACAACCAATAG
- a CDS encoding ATP-grasp domain-containing protein, which translates to MNEFSGERILILGAGVMQGPAISIARDLGLFTVVVDGDPNAPEVSKADRFECIDLKDKEGIADLGLSLQSNGGLGGIMTAGTDFSATVAWAAEKLGLPGIPYEAALNASDKDRMRRCFEAAGVPSPQFTVFTGETLKGKLPALPFSYPAVVKPVDNMGARGCRRVDTPEELTAALEDALGFSRSGRAIVEEYMDGPEFSVDAIVYKDEIHVCGFADRHIFFPPYFIEMGHTMPSNLGKKETASLMEAFFAGIRALGISGGVGAAKGDLKLTPRGPMIGEIAARLSGGYMSGWTYPYASGVDLTRLAILTAMGRRPVNFGPLHHWTSAERAFISIPGKVRSIQGLDQARNTPLVKDVFLRAAPSSLVRFPENNVSKCGNVLSAAPDRGGAIAAAEGAACSVLIRLEAPNPETAAFLTATAAFPPGAYTPDAAILAALNRLPDPPETHFLKLSTINIIPFPEFTGSSLMDYMGRSPEESLEAVRSITGLALPIKDSGDTITLGRRFWAALIRGGYQGGAYFVDTINNQTEQGEGKKI; encoded by the coding sequence ATGAACGAATTTTCCGGTGAGCGGATCCTTATACTGGGCGCCGGTGTCATGCAAGGCCCCGCCATCTCTATAGCCCGGGACCTGGGGCTTTTTACCGTGGTGGTGGATGGGGATCCAAATGCGCCGGAAGTTTCAAAGGCGGACCGTTTTGAATGTATCGACCTCAAGGATAAAGAAGGCATAGCCGATCTGGGCCTGTCCCTGCAATCCAATGGCGGACTTGGGGGCATCATGACCGCCGGAACCGATTTTTCCGCGACCGTGGCCTGGGCCGCGGAAAAACTCGGCCTTCCGGGCATCCCCTATGAAGCGGCCCTCAACGCCTCCGACAAGGACCGTATGCGCCGTTGTTTTGAGGCTGCAGGGGTTCCTTCTCCCCAGTTTACGGTTTTCACAGGCGAAACCCTGAAAGGGAAACTCCCGGCATTGCCCTTTAGCTACCCCGCGGTAGTAAAGCCCGTGGACAATATGGGCGCCCGGGGCTGCCGCCGGGTAGACACCCCGGAAGAATTGACCGCCGCCTTGGAAGATGCCCTAGGCTTTTCCCGTTCCGGCCGGGCTATCGTGGAAGAATATATGGACGGCCCGGAATTTTCCGTGGACGCCATCGTATATAAGGATGAAATTCATGTTTGCGGTTTTGCGGATCGGCATATTTTCTTCCCCCCTTATTTCATTGAGATGGGCCATACCATGCCTAGTAATCTGGGTAAAAAGGAAACAGCATCCCTTATGGAAGCTTTTTTCGCCGGCATTCGGGCCCTGGGAATCAGCGGCGGGGTAGGGGCCGCCAAGGGGGACCTGAAGCTTACCCCTCGGGGACCCATGATCGGGGAAATTGCCGCCCGCCTTTCCGGGGGCTATATGTCCGGCTGGACCTACCCCTACGCCTCCGGAGTGGACCTGACCCGGCTGGCCATTCTCACCGCCATGGGACGCCGTCCTGTGAATTTTGGCCCCCTCCACCACTGGACCAGCGCCGAGCGGGCTTTCATCTCCATCCCCGGCAAAGTCCGCTCCATCCAGGGCCTGGATCAGGCCCGGAACACCCCTCTGGTCAAGGATGTTTTCCTCCGGGCCGCCCCGTCTTCCCTTGTCCGCTTCCCTGAAAACAATGTCTCCAAATGCGGCAACGTCCTCAGCGCCGCCCCTGACCGGGGGGGTGCAATCGCCGCCGCAGAAGGCGCCGCCTGTTCGGTGCTTATACGCCTTGAGGCTCCCAACCCTGAAACCGCCGCCTTCCTGACCGCCACCGCCGCCTTCCCGCCGGGGGCCTATACTCCGGACGCCGCAATTTTGGCCGCCTTGAACCGGTTACCAGACCCCCCGGAAACCCATTTTCTAAAACTATCTACTATAAATATAATCCCCTTTCCTGAATTTACCGGTTCCTCTCTGATGGATTACATGGGGAGAAGCCCGGAGGAAAGCCTGGAAGCGGTGCGGTCCATCACCGGTCTGGCCCTGCCCATAAAAGACTCGGGGGATACGATCACCCTGGGCCGCCGTTTCTGGGCCGCCCTGATACGGGGAGGCTACCAGGGCGGGGCTTATTTTGTCGATACTATAAACAACCAAACAGAGCAGGGAGAAGGGAAAAAAATATGA
- a CDS encoding N-acetylmuramoyl-L-alanine amidase family protein: MNRQISTGRFSLCRKFWVLIIFISLPSAGLFSQESVASAGSADSQPLAMEISAENAGLAQAAPAESPVQPEPAEAATPPAHKPFPLDEALAVLGAELRWDPLFRAGVLAASGHYLAFQAGNSGAQSLSLMDNKDLFKLPAPYLDGGNLYFPGEFVSFLKNTLDNYRETELSRFRIAAIIVDPGHGGKDQGASGTHTVKGKQFTLVEKDVTLRVSRDLYSMLRTAYPDKQVLMTRTGDTFPTLEDRVVIANSVPLKENEAIVFISVHANASFNKAARGYEVWYLSPNYRRTVIDESKYADSQEVLHILNDMLEEEFTTESIVMAQLIMNQFKENLGSLIPGRGIKEEEWFVVKNARMPSVLVELGFVTNETDALLMTDENYLQKLSQTLYKGINQFVTMFERSGGFTAIE, translated from the coding sequence ATGAATAGGCAAATCAGTACCGGGCGTTTCAGCCTATGCAGAAAATTTTGGGTCTTGATCATTTTCATTTCGCTGCCCTCCGCCGGGCTTTTTTCCCAGGAAAGCGTGGCGTCGGCGGGATCTGCGGATTCGCAGCCGCTCGCCATGGAAATTTCGGCGGAAAATGCCGGTCTGGCTCAAGCTGCCCCCGCAGAATCCCCGGTGCAGCCGGAACCGGCGGAGGCAGCCACTCCCCCGGCTCACAAACCCTTTCCTTTGGATGAAGCCCTGGCTGTGCTTGGGGCGGAACTCCGCTGGGACCCCCTGTTCCGGGCCGGGGTTTTAGCCGCATCCGGACACTATCTGGCCTTCCAGGCCGGCAACTCTGGGGCGCAAAGCCTTTCCCTAATGGATAACAAGGACCTATTCAAGCTGCCTGCTCCCTATCTGGATGGTGGAAACCTGTATTTTCCCGGTGAATTTGTATCCTTCCTAAAAAATACCCTGGATAACTACCGGGAAACAGAACTTTCCCGGTTCCGCATTGCCGCGATTATCGTTGATCCCGGCCACGGTGGCAAGGATCAGGGCGCATCAGGGACCCATACGGTCAAAGGCAAGCAGTTTACCCTGGTGGAAAAGGACGTCACCCTCAGGGTTTCCCGGGATCTCTACAGCATGCTTCGGACGGCCTACCCGGACAAGCAGGTGCTCATGACCCGTACCGGAGATACCTTCCCCACCCTGGAAGACCGGGTGGTTATCGCCAATTCGGTGCCCCTCAAGGAAAATGAAGCCATAGTATTTATCTCCGTCCACGCCAACGCATCTTTTAATAAGGCTGCCCGGGGCTACGAAGTCTGGTACCTCAGTCCCAATTACCGGCGTACTGTGATCGACGAGTCAAAATATGCAGATTCTCAGGAGGTTCTCCACATCCTCAACGATATGCTGGAGGAGGAATTTACAACCGAAAGCATAGTCATGGCTCAGCTTATCATGAACCAATTTAAGGAGAATTTAGGGTCCCTCATCCCCGGCCGGGGTATCAAGGAGGAAGAATGGTTTGTGGTGAAGAATGCCCGTATGCCCTCGGTCCTGGTGGAACTGGGCTTTGTTACCAATGAAACTGACGCCCTGCTTATGACCGACGAGAACTACTTGCAAAAACTCTCCCAGACATTATATAAAGGTATAAACCAGTTTGTGACCATGTTTGAACGGTCCGGAGGATTTACAGCCATAGAATGA
- a CDS encoding Hpt domain-containing protein gives MADDVIGANGAVYINMDEGLKRMMNNPKFFAKMLGKFKTDNATLLADAIAAVQAGDQEKAKMAIHTLKGIAANLSLTELYKQTLEAEAQIKAGSLSPETQDSIEKCFAETIILVTKVIEQYAG, from the coding sequence ATGGCAGATGATGTCATAGGCGCTAACGGCGCCGTCTATATTAATATGGACGAAGGGCTTAAAAGGATGATGAATAATCCTAAGTTCTTCGCGAAAATGCTGGGTAAATTCAAGACCGACAACGCTACTCTGTTGGCCGATGCCATTGCCGCCGTACAAGCCGGAGACCAGGAGAAGGCCAAGATGGCTATCCACACCCTCAAGGGGATTGCCGCTAATTTATCCCTGACAGAGCTGTACAAGCAGACCCTGGAAGCGGAAGCCCAGATAAAGGCCGGTTCTTTGTCCCCGGAAACCCAGGATTCGATAGAGAAATGTTTTGCAGAGACCATTATCCTTGTAACAAAGGTGATTGAGCAGTATGCCGGATAA